One genomic segment of Oncorhynchus gorbuscha isolate QuinsamMale2020 ecotype Even-year unplaced genomic scaffold, OgorEven_v1.0 Un_scaffold_541, whole genome shotgun sequence includes these proteins:
- the LOC124018536 gene encoding mitotic-spindle organizing protein 1 has protein sequence MASSANANNMNAVRETMDVLLEISRLLNTGLDMESLSICVRLCEQGINPEALSSVIKELRKASDSLKASDN, from the exons ATGGCTAGCAGTGCTAATGCTAACAACATGAATGCTGTCCGAGAAACGATGGATG TGCTGCTGGAGATCTCTAGGCTATTGAACACAGGACTGGACATggagtctctgtctatctgtgtcaGGCTGTGTGAGCAGGGCATCAACCCAGAGGCCCTGTCTTCTGTCATCAAGGAGCTACGTAAAGCCTCCGATTCACTAAAA GCCTCTGACAACTGA